The following proteins are encoded in a genomic region of Paenibacillus sp. FSL R7-0273:
- a CDS encoding AAA family ATPase — translation MNSSKKNNSQARLPRAKGLDMASVYTPKECARKAKHIVLSRQNRKIVDEFITILGMKERFAAADVPLPNKLVMFGPPGTGKTLTAFHLARQLDLPLVLVRLDTVIHSHLGETASNVRKVFDYAAGVPCVLFLDEFDVLGRMRDSGDEVKEMARVVNTLLQCLDEFAGDSVFIAATNLEEELDPAVWRRFDTRMTYSAPDEEGRREYVGLLLSGEQDTPGLAEKTTELLAGCSFADIEQMVLKARRKAIIGDAALDYGLIREAYGEYNLVRVK, via the coding sequence GTGAACAGCAGCAAAAAAAACAACAGCCAAGCCCGGCTGCCCCGGGCCAAAGGCCTTGATATGGCGAGTGTGTACACGCCGAAGGAATGCGCACGGAAGGCGAAGCACATTGTGCTGAGCAGACAGAACCGTAAGATCGTGGATGAATTCATTACGATTCTCGGCATGAAGGAGCGGTTTGCCGCGGCTGACGTGCCCCTGCCCAATAAGCTGGTGATGTTCGGCCCTCCCGGCACGGGCAAAACGCTGACAGCCTTTCACCTGGCCCGCCAGTTGGACCTGCCGCTGGTGCTGGTCCGTCTGGATACGGTGATTCACAGCCATTTAGGGGAGACGGCCAGCAATGTGCGGAAGGTTTTTGACTATGCTGCCGGGGTGCCGTGCGTGCTGTTTCTCGATGAGTTTGATGTGCTGGGGCGGATGCGTGACTCCGGGGATGAGGTGAAGGAAATGGCCCGTGTCGTGAATACGCTGCTGCAGTGTCTCGATGAATTCGCCGGGGATAGTGTGTTCATTGCCGCAACGAATCTGGAGGAGGAGCTGGATCCGGCGGTGTGGCGGCGCTTTGACACAAGAATGACATACTCTGCTCCTGATGAGGAGGGCAGGCGGGAATATGTCGGTCTGCTGCTCAGCGGTGAGCAGGATACGCCCGGGCTGGCGGAGAAGACAACGGAGCTGCTGGCCGGCTGCAGCTTTGCCGATATCGAACAAATGGTGCTGAAGGCCAGACGCAAGGCGATTATAGGAGATGCTGCATTGGATTACGGCCTGATCCGTGAAGCTTACGGTGAATACAATCTCGTCAGGGTAAAATAA